The Actinomadura sp. WMMB 499 genome includes a window with the following:
- the fdh gene encoding formate dehydrogenase → MGVRQWIGSWPVYRQFSGGDPLGRGAAVQSGSSANLRPRVSTAEKVVKSVCPYCAVGCGQDVYVQDGRVTQIEGDPDSPVSRGRLCPKGSASLQLTTGSAREHRVRYRRPHGTEWEELDLDVAMDMIADRVIAARRHGWQWERDGLRVRRTLGLASLGGATLDNEENYLIKKLFTALGAVQIENQARIUHSSTVPGLGTSFGRGGATTFQQDLQNTDCIVIQGSNMAECHPVGFQWVMEAKARGAKVVHVDPRFTRTSALADVHVPLRAGSDIAFLGGIVNHVLRNEAYFHDYVLHYTNASVILHEDFRGPEDLDGVFSGLDRENRSYDLDSWQYEGMQVQAASGQRDQAYEAHRRAVAESGHGEAAGAGGAGLGEGEPERDPTLRHPRCVFQVLKRHFSRYTPEMVERITGVPADRFLEVCRLLTDNSGRDRTTAFAYAVGWTQHTVGVQYIRTASILQTLLGNMGRPGGGILALRGHASIQGSTDIPTLYNLLPGYIPMPHAHPDLDLERFVEGESAKKGFWGDMRSYFVSLLKAYWGDAATADNDYRFDYLPRLTGSHSTYETAMAQIDGVCKGYFLMGENPAVGSANAKVQRLGMANLDWLVVRDFSLIESATWWRDGPEIESGELRTEDIGTEVFFLPAAAHTEKEGSFTNTQRMLQWHHRAVEPAGDARSDLWFMYHLGRIIRAKLAGSTDEMDRPLLDLTWDYPTHGDLGEPDAEAVLAEINGFDGDGNPLSSYTELEDDGSTSCGCWIYAGCYADGVNQPARRKPGGDQSWVAPEWGWAWPLNRRILYNRASADPDGAPWSERKALVWWDADRGTWTGHDVPDFAASKAPGYRPPRGATGPDAIAGTDPFIMQADGKAWLYAPAGLVDGPLPTHYEPQESPFANPLYAQQHNPVRQLLPPRPANRYQPSGAEPGAGVFPYVVTTYRLTEHHTAGGMSRWQPYLAELQPEFFCEVSPELAAERNLRHGGWATIVSARAAVEARVLVTERMRPLVVDGRPLHQIGLPYHWGPNGYSTGDAANELLHLSLDPNTHIQEAKALTCDIRPGRRPRGAALGDLVRGYRDRAGITDGTGTGD, encoded by the coding sequence ATGGGCGTCCGGCAGTGGATCGGCTCGTGGCCCGTCTACCGCCAGTTCTCGGGCGGCGACCCGCTCGGGCGCGGCGCGGCCGTCCAGAGCGGGTCGAGCGCGAACCTGCGGCCGCGCGTGAGCACCGCCGAGAAGGTGGTGAAGTCGGTCTGCCCGTACTGCGCGGTCGGCTGCGGCCAGGACGTGTACGTCCAGGACGGGCGGGTGACGCAGATCGAGGGCGACCCCGACTCGCCCGTCAGCCGGGGGCGGCTGTGCCCGAAGGGGTCGGCGAGCCTCCAGCTCACCACCGGGTCCGCGCGCGAGCACCGCGTCCGGTACCGGCGCCCGCACGGCACGGAGTGGGAGGAACTCGACCTCGACGTCGCGATGGACATGATCGCCGACCGGGTGATCGCGGCGCGGCGGCACGGCTGGCAGTGGGAGCGGGACGGCCTGCGGGTGCGGCGCACGCTGGGCCTCGCCAGCCTCGGCGGCGCCACCCTCGACAACGAGGAGAACTACCTGATCAAGAAACTGTTCACCGCGCTGGGCGCGGTGCAGATCGAGAATCAGGCGCGCATTTGACACTCCTCCACCGTTCCCGGTCTGGGAACCTCGTTCGGACGCGGCGGCGCCACCACCTTCCAGCAGGATCTGCAGAACACCGACTGCATCGTCATCCAGGGCTCGAACATGGCCGAGTGCCATCCGGTCGGGTTCCAGTGGGTGATGGAGGCGAAGGCGCGCGGGGCGAAGGTCGTGCACGTCGACCCGCGGTTCACCCGGACGAGCGCGCTCGCGGACGTCCACGTCCCGCTGCGCGCCGGGAGTGACATCGCGTTCCTCGGCGGGATCGTCAACCACGTCCTGCGGAACGAGGCGTACTTCCACGACTACGTGCTGCACTACACGAACGCTTCGGTGATCCTGCACGAGGACTTCCGCGGTCCCGAGGACCTCGACGGCGTGTTCTCCGGCCTCGACCGGGAGAACCGGAGCTACGACCTGGACAGCTGGCAGTACGAGGGCATGCAGGTGCAGGCCGCGTCCGGGCAGCGCGACCAGGCGTACGAGGCGCACCGGCGGGCGGTGGCGGAGTCCGGGCACGGCGAGGCCGCCGGTGCGGGCGGAGCGGGGCTCGGCGAGGGCGAACCGGAACGGGACCCGACGCTCCGGCACCCGCGCTGCGTGTTCCAGGTGCTCAAGCGGCACTTCTCCCGGTACACCCCGGAGATGGTGGAGCGGATCACCGGCGTTCCCGCCGACCGGTTCCTGGAGGTGTGCCGGCTCCTCACCGACAACTCGGGCCGCGACCGGACGACCGCGTTCGCCTACGCGGTCGGCTGGACGCAGCACACGGTGGGCGTCCAGTACATCCGGACGGCCTCGATCCTGCAGACGCTCCTCGGCAACATGGGCCGTCCGGGCGGCGGGATCCTCGCGCTCCGGGGGCACGCCTCGATCCAGGGGTCGACCGACATCCCGACCCTGTACAACCTGCTGCCCGGCTACATCCCGATGCCGCACGCGCACCCGGACCTGGATCTGGAGCGGTTCGTCGAGGGCGAGTCGGCGAAGAAGGGCTTCTGGGGCGACATGCGGTCGTACTTCGTGAGCCTGCTGAAGGCCTACTGGGGCGACGCGGCCACCGCGGACAACGACTACCGCTTCGACTACCTCCCCCGGCTGACGGGCTCGCACAGCACGTACGAGACGGCGATGGCGCAGATCGACGGCGTCTGCAAGGGCTACTTCCTGATGGGCGAGAACCCCGCCGTCGGCTCGGCGAACGCGAAGGTGCAGCGCCTCGGCATGGCGAACCTCGACTGGCTCGTCGTCCGCGACTTCTCGCTGATCGAGTCGGCGACATGGTGGCGGGACGGCCCGGAGATCGAGTCCGGGGAGCTGCGCACCGAGGACATCGGCACCGAGGTGTTCTTCCTGCCCGCCGCCGCGCACACCGAGAAGGAGGGCAGCTTCACCAACACCCAGCGCATGCTGCAGTGGCACCACCGGGCCGTCGAGCCCGCGGGAGACGCGCGCAGCGACCTGTGGTTCATGTACCACCTCGGCCGGATCATCCGGGCGAAGCTCGCCGGTTCCACCGACGAGATGGACCGCCCGCTCCTCGACCTCACCTGGGACTACCCGACGCACGGGGACCTCGGCGAGCCCGACGCGGAGGCCGTCCTCGCCGAGATCAACGGTTTCGACGGCGACGGGAACCCGCTGTCGTCCTACACGGAACTCGAGGACGACGGGTCCACCTCGTGCGGCTGCTGGATCTACGCGGGCTGCTACGCGGACGGCGTCAACCAGCCGGCCCGCCGCAAGCCGGGCGGCGACCAGAGCTGGGTGGCGCCCGAGTGGGGATGGGCGTGGCCGCTGAACCGGCGGATCCTGTACAACCGGGCGTCCGCGGACCCGGACGGCGCACCGTGGAGCGAACGCAAGGCGCTCGTCTGGTGGGACGCCGACAGGGGAACCTGGACCGGGCACGACGTCCCCGACTTCGCCGCGAGCAAGGCCCCCGGCTACCGTCCGCCGCGGGGCGCCACCGGCCCCGACGCCATCGCGGGCACCGACCCGTTCATCATGCAGGCCGACGGGAAGGCGTGGCTGTACGCCCCGGCCGGGCTCGTGGACGGTCCCCTGCCGACCCACTACGAGCCGCAGGAGTCGCCGTTCGCGAACCCGCTGTACGCCCAGCAGCACAACCCCGTCCGGCAGCTGCTGCCACCGCGCCCCGCGAACCGGTACCAGCCGAGCGGCGCCGAGCCGGGCGCCGGCGTGTTCCCGTACGTGGTCACGACGTACCGTCTCACCGAGCACCACACGGCGGGCGGCATGTCGCGCTGGCAGCCGTACCTGGCGGAGCTCCAGCCGGAGTTCTTCTGCGAGGTCTCGCCGGAGCTCGCCGCCGAGCGGAACCTGCGGCACGGCGGCTGGGCGACGATCGTGAGCGCCCGCGCCGCCGTCGAGGCGCGGGTGCTGGTCACCGAGCGGATGCGGCCGCTCGTCGTGGACGGCCGCCCGCTGCACCAGATCGGCCTCCCCTACCACTGGGGCCCGAACGGCTACAGCACGGGCGACGCGGCGAACGAGCTGCTGCACCTGTCGCTGGACCCGAACACCCACATCCAGGAGGCGAAGGCCCTCACCTGCGACATCCGTCCCGGCCGCCGCCCGCGCGGCGCGGCGCTCGGCGACCTCGTCCGCGGCTACCGGGACCGTGCGGGGATCACCGACGGGACCGGCACCGGGGATTAG
- the selD gene encoding selenide, water dikinase SelD, giving the protein MTEGTTAPAERLTRYAHGGGCACKIPPGELEDVVAGLTAAPRDPAAELLVGLDTGDDAAVVRMPGSPDAVVATADFFTPVVDDPYDWGRIAAANALSDVYAVGGRPLVAVNLLGWPRDVLPFGLAKEVLRGGADVAALAGCHVGGGHSVDDPEPKYGMAVTGVADPDRLLRNDTGAAGLPLTLTKPLGVGVLNNRHKATGAVFPQAVAVMTALNRDASAAALDAGARCATDITGFGLLGHLLKLARASGVTAVVDAAAVPYLDGAREAVRDGFVSGGTRRNLDWAAPHTDFGAAGEETRLLLADAQTSGGLLVAGEVPGHPVVGELVPAAGPAVVVR; this is encoded by the coding sequence ATGACCGAAGGCACGACCGCCCCCGCCGAACGCCTCACGCGGTACGCGCACGGCGGCGGCTGCGCCTGCAAGATCCCGCCCGGCGAGCTGGAGGACGTCGTCGCCGGGCTCACCGCCGCGCCCCGCGACCCGGCCGCGGAACTGCTCGTCGGGCTCGACACCGGCGACGACGCCGCGGTCGTCCGGATGCCCGGCTCCCCGGACGCGGTCGTCGCCACCGCCGACTTCTTCACCCCCGTCGTGGACGACCCGTACGACTGGGGGCGCATCGCCGCCGCGAACGCGCTCTCGGACGTGTACGCGGTCGGCGGGCGGCCGCTCGTCGCCGTCAACCTGCTGGGGTGGCCCCGGGACGTGCTGCCGTTCGGCCTCGCGAAGGAGGTGCTGCGCGGCGGCGCCGACGTCGCCGCGCTCGCGGGCTGCCACGTCGGCGGCGGGCACAGCGTCGACGACCCCGAACCCAAGTACGGCATGGCGGTGACCGGCGTCGCCGACCCGGACCGGCTGCTGCGCAACGACACCGGCGCCGCCGGGCTGCCGCTCACGCTCACCAAGCCGCTCGGCGTCGGCGTCCTGAACAACCGGCACAAGGCGACCGGCGCGGTGTTCCCGCAGGCCGTCGCGGTGATGACGGCGCTGAACCGGGACGCCTCGGCGGCCGCCCTCGACGCGGGCGCCCGCTGCGCCACCGACATCACCGGCTTCGGCCTGCTCGGCCACCTGCTCAAGCTGGCGCGGGCGTCCGGCGTCACCGCGGTCGTGGACGCCGCGGCCGTCCCGTACCTGGACGGCGCCCGCGAAGCCGTCCGGGACGGGTTCGTCAGCGGCGGCACCCGCCGCAACCTCGACTGGGCCGCCCCGCACACCGACTTCGGTGCCGCCGGGGAGGAGACCCGGCTCCTGCTGGCCGACGCGCAGACCTCCGGGGGCCTCCTCGTCGCCGGGGAGGTCCCGGGGCACCCGGTCGTCGGCGAGCTGGTCCCGGCGGCCGGCCCGGCGGTCGTCGTCCGCTGA